The Streptosporangiales bacterium genomic sequence GGTCGGCGAACTTGATCGCCGGGTTCCCGCCACGGAACGGGTTGCGGCTCTGGAACGGGAACGGCTGCATCGCGTGCACGCGGCTGGTCAGGTCGTCCGCAGTGATGCCGAGCACGACGCCGGGCAGTGCCAGCGCGCGTTCCAGCGACAGCCGCGTGATCCGCGCGTGCGCGTGCGGGCTGCGGTAGAAGACGCCGTAGAGCATGCCGGGCAGCCGCACGTCCCCGACGTACGTGCCCTCGCCGCGCAGCAGCTCGCGGTCGCGGACGCGTGGCAGGCTCTGCCCTACGGCGGGCGCCGTCTCAGGTGCCGTCATCGTCGGCTCCCTCCCGCCGGGACGTCGCCGCCTGCACGGCGTCCACGATCGACTCGTACCCGGTGCAGCGGCAGAGGTTGCCGACCAGCCCGTTCCTGATCTGGTCGCGGGTCGGGGTGCCGCCGCGTTCGTAGATGGCCAGCGACGACATCAACATGCCTGCGGTGCAGTACCCGCACTGGAAGGCGAACTCGTCCTCGAAGGCCTGCTGCAACGGGTGGAGCGCACCACCGGGCGCGGCCACGCTCTCCACCGTGCGGATGGCCGCGCCCTCGGCCTGGACGGCGAACAGCGTGCACGACTTCACCGGCCGGTCGTCGAGCAGCACGGTGCAGGCGCCGCAGCTGGTGCTGTCGCAGCCGATGTGCGTGCCGGTCAGGCCCACCCGCTCACGGATGGCGTCCACCAGCAGGGTGCGCGGCTCCACGTCGACGCGGTGGTCGGTGCCGTTGACGCGCAGCACCACCTGTCTGGCTGCGGCGCTGGGTTCGCTGCTCATCCGGCCTCCTCGCCGTCGTCGGTCGCGCGGGCCCTGGCGGCGGCATCGCGCAGCGCGTCGCGCACCAGCCGGCCGAGCACCGACCGCCGGTAGTCGGGATCGCGGCCGCGTACGATCGCCGCGACCTCGTCCAGCAACGCCTCGTCGAACCACTGCCCGTGTACGGCCTGCTCCACCGCGTCCAGGCGCACCGGGTGCCCTGCCAGGCCCACCGCGGCGACCCCGGCGGCGAGGACCTGGTCGGTGTCCGGGTCGAGCTCCAGGCACACGGCGCAGCTCATCAACGCCGCACCGGCTCGCTGCTCGAACTTCGCCTGGGCGGTACCGAACCGCCCGCCAGGCACGGGGACGCCGACCTCGGTGAGCAGCTCGTCGGGGCGCAGCGAGCTGGTGTGCGTCGCGACGAACAGGTCGTCCGCGGCGATCGTCCGCTGCCCTGCGCCGGCCCGCGCGACCACCTCACCGCGGACGGCGAGCAGCGCAGCGCCCCAGTCCCCCGTCGGTTCGACGGCCGCCAGCGAGCCGCCGACCGTACCCATGTTGCGCACCTGCGGGTCGCCGATCCGGCCGGCCAGCTCCGCGACCATCGCGAGCCCGGCGTGCCCGCACCACTGGGCTGCCTCCGCGTGCCTGGTCAAGGCACCGATGCGGAGCACGCCGGCGTCCAGGGTCAGACCCGCGAGGTCGCGCAGGCCGCCGATGTCCACGACGACCGCGGGGCCGCGCTGCCGGTACTTCAGCTGCGGCACGAGGCTCAT encodes the following:
- a CDS encoding xanthine dehydrogenase family protein subunit M — protein: MYPRAFAYARPHTVDEALDLLAEHGSDAGVLAGGMSLVPQLKYRQRGPAVVVDIGGLRDLAGLTLDAGVLRIGALTRHAEAAQWCGHAGLAMVAELAGRIGDPQVRNMGTVGGSLAAVEPTGDWGAALLAVRGEVVARAGAGQRTIAADDLFVATHTSSLRPDELLTEVGVPVPGGRFGTAQAKFEQRAGAALMSCAVCLELDPDTDQVLAAGVAAVGLAGHPVRLDAVEQAVHGQWFDEALLDEVAAIVRGRDPDYRRSVLGRLVRDALRDAAARARATDDGEEAG
- a CDS encoding 2Fe-2S iron-sulfur cluster binding domain-containing protein, which gives rise to MSSEPSAAARQVVLRVNGTDHRVDVEPRTLLVDAIRERVGLTGTHIGCDSTSCGACTVLLDDRPVKSCTLFAVQAEGAAIRTVESVAAPGGALHPLQQAFEDEFAFQCGYCTAGMLMSSLAIYERGGTPTRDQIRNGLVGNLCRCTGYESIVDAVQAATSRREGADDDGT